DNA sequence from the Trichocoleus sp. FACHB-46 genome:
AATCGCCTGTGGGCACCAAATTCGTGGTCAACTTAGTCGAAAACTTACCTGTGGCGAGGAGTGGGAATTACCCCGGAGATCCGGGAAGTGGGTCCCTCAGTGCTGACTACTCGTGGAATCATCCCCTGTGGACAGTCACTGACGCTACGTCACTTAACTGCCGTGCCACTCCGGGTGGGCGAGTGGTCAAGAGCTACCCGTTAGGGACGCAGTTCTCGACGCGGCTCAAGGGCATCAATACGTTTGGTACCGATTCAGCAGGACAGCGCTGGATGTATATTCCAGGGGCAAACTGCTTTGTGCGCCACTCCCCCAGCTACCTCCGTCCCGTTTCATTACCTTACTAGAAGCCTGTTAGAACCTGGTACGTCAGCAATGCAGTTTCCCGCATACCGAGCTTTTCTGATGAAGTCTACTATTGCACTCGCCTGGGTGTCAGGAGTGGTTAGTTGCGCGATCGCCTCCAGTGCTCCTGCACAACAGATTCCCAACGCTGTGCCTCGCGCAACGCCGAACTCGACAAAATCTTGGGAGCGTCCCACGCTGCGCGTCTCGTTGCCGACGAGTGCGACCCAACTAGAATTTAGTGCAGACGGCGAAACCTTATTGACTGATGGAGCCACTAAACAATCTGCCGAACTGTGGAGCTTGAAGACAGGCCAAAGAATTTCAACCTTTCCAGCCAAAGCGGGCTTTGCCTTCTGTGATATCGCCCTCAGTCCGGATGGGCAATTTGCCGCAGGTCTCCTAGAGTCGCGTGCAGCTCCAAAAGTACAAGCTAAGCGCCAGATCGAACTCAACGTTTGGGATCTCAAAACAGGGAAATCTCAGTGGACTCGACCTATTCAAGATCATCCGCTGCAAACCCCTCCAGTTCCAGGTCAGATGCAACCCCCTGACATCGCTGTTTGCCAGGTTGAGTTCAGCCCCAATAGTCGCGTCCTGGCCACAAGCATCAGCAGCCGTTCTAACAAACTCCAATCGGGAGTCCGCATCTGGAATGTCCCACAGGGAACGTTGCAACAAGTCACAGGGTCGCCTGTTACCTACATTGACCGCTTAGCATTTAGCCCAGACAGTGCTGTGGTAGGGTTTACCACTCTAGCCAACAGCAATTCTCAACTGCATCTGTGGAATCTCAAGACCCGAAAGCT
Encoded proteins:
- a CDS encoding WD40 repeat domain-containing protein, whose amino-acid sequence is MKSTIALAWVSGVVSCAIASSAPAQQIPNAVPRATPNSTKSWERPTLRVSLPTSATQLEFSADGETLLTDGATKQSAELWSLKTGQRISTFPAKAGFAFCDIALSPDGQFAAGLLESRAAPKVQAKRQIELNVWDLKTGKSQWTRPIQDHPLQTPPVPGQMQPPDIAVCQVEFSPNSRVLATSISSRSNKLQSGVRIWNVPQGTLQQVTGSPVTYIDRLAFSPDSAVVGFTTLANSNSQLHLWNLKTRKLQAKLQARYEGNLLSIVDIVFSPNQPDVIAFANDGIFSYLHHWQTKTGKFQRLSRLSIDRTANLLALSPDGQTYVYGSDVIGYYISNFQTHQSWEFPPALKYKSGPTRVVFSRDGQQMAIVIDNQTIQVIR